The Streptomyces sp. NL15-2K genome contains a region encoding:
- a CDS encoding ATP-binding cassette domain-containing protein — protein MTYAIEAEGLVKRFKDTEALAGVDLAARRGSVLGLLGPNGAGKTTAVRIFATLLRPDAGRARVAGHDVVREAGVVRAMVGLTGQYAAVDENLTGTENLLLIGRLLGLPRREARARAAELLERFQLTDAAGRAVKTFSGGMRRRLDLAASLVGRPTILFLDEPTTGLDPHSRGELWDMLRGLVADGATALLTTQYLNEADVLADDIVVIDKGRVIAEGTPDQLKSQVGGQVLQLRPVMGQDLARAHTLVAGAAGAQARIEGETVTAPVKDPELMPAVVRALDREGIAVGELALRRSSLDEVFLALTGHRAEPGAPEGNGGAAVRNDDSELQKAVSRP, from the coding sequence ATGACGTATGCGATCGAGGCGGAAGGCCTGGTCAAGCGGTTCAAGGACACCGAGGCGCTGGCAGGGGTCGACCTGGCGGCCCGTAGGGGCTCGGTGCTCGGGCTGCTGGGGCCCAACGGCGCGGGGAAGACGACCGCGGTGCGGATCTTCGCGACGCTGCTCCGGCCCGACGCCGGCAGAGCCCGCGTGGCCGGACACGATGTGGTCCGGGAGGCCGGGGTCGTACGCGCCATGGTCGGGCTGACCGGGCAGTACGCGGCGGTGGACGAGAACCTGACCGGCACGGAGAACCTGCTGCTCATCGGCCGGTTGCTCGGTCTGCCGAGGAGGGAGGCCAGGGCGCGGGCGGCCGAGCTGCTGGAGCGTTTTCAGCTGACGGACGCGGCCGGGCGGGCCGTGAAGACCTTCTCGGGCGGCATGCGCAGGCGTCTGGACCTCGCGGCCAGCCTGGTGGGCCGGCCCACCATCCTCTTCCTCGACGAGCCGACCACCGGCCTCGATCCGCACAGCCGCGGTGAGCTGTGGGACATGCTGCGAGGCCTGGTCGCGGACGGTGCGACCGCCCTGCTGACCACGCAGTATCTGAACGAGGCCGATGTGCTCGCCGATGACATCGTGGTGATCGACAAGGGCCGGGTGATCGCCGAGGGCACCCCGGACCAGCTGAAGTCCCAGGTCGGCGGGCAGGTGCTGCAGCTGCGGCCGGTAATGGGGCAGGACCTCGCGCGGGCGCACACGCTGGTGGCGGGGGCCGCCGGTGCTCAGGCCCGGATCGAGGGCGAGACGGTCACCGCCCCGGTGAAGGACCCCGAGCTGATGCCGGCCGTCGTGCGGGCGCTCGACCGCGAGGGGATCGCGGTGGGCGAGCTCGCCCTGCGCCGTTCCTCGCTCGACGAGGTCTTCCTCGCCCTGACCGGCCACCGCGCCGAGCCCGGCGCGCCCGAGGGCAACGGCGGCGCGGCCGTCCGGAATGACGACAGTGAGCTTCAGAAGGCGGTGAGCCGGCCATGA
- a CDS encoding DUF389 domain-containing protein encodes MLHLRLITPADKTADVVRLIENTVGTTHLVMLPGAARNPAGDVVMCDVAREAGDELLTGLQELDLDSTGSIAVENIDLSLSKRADEAEAEAPGEGADAVLWEHLTDATHEESTLSITYIAFITLATMIAACGVVLDNAILIVGAMAVGPEFGPLAGICTAVVQRAPRLALRSLTALLVGFAVAIAVTVGFSLFMDAVGLFTEEQLEATRPNTEFIYAPDWFSFVVAVLAGAAGMLSLTSAKSGALVGVAISVTTVPAAANAAVALIYGDTNQTVRSTEQLLLNLLGIILAGTLTLMLQKWLWSSQRKRSAL; translated from the coding sequence ATGCTGCACCTGCGCCTGATCACCCCGGCCGACAAGACCGCCGACGTGGTTCGCCTGATCGAGAACACGGTCGGCACCACGCACCTGGTCATGCTGCCGGGTGCCGCCCGCAACCCCGCCGGGGACGTGGTGATGTGTGACGTCGCGCGCGAGGCCGGCGACGAACTCCTCACCGGACTCCAGGAACTGGACCTCGACAGCACCGGCTCCATCGCCGTCGAGAACATCGACCTCTCGCTGTCCAAGCGCGCCGACGAGGCCGAGGCGGAGGCCCCCGGCGAGGGCGCGGACGCGGTCCTGTGGGAACACCTGACCGACGCGACCCACGAGGAGTCGACCCTCTCCATCACGTACATAGCGTTCATCACGCTCGCCACGATGATCGCGGCCTGCGGTGTGGTCCTGGACAACGCGATCCTGATCGTGGGCGCGATGGCGGTGGGCCCGGAGTTCGGGCCTCTCGCGGGCATCTGCACAGCGGTCGTACAGCGCGCCCCGCGCCTGGCGCTGCGGTCACTGACCGCGCTGCTGGTGGGCTTCGCGGTGGCGATCGCGGTGACGGTGGGCTTCAGCCTCTTCATGGACGCCGTCGGCCTGTTCACCGAGGAACAGCTGGAGGCCACTCGGCCCAACACCGAGTTCATCTACGCCCCGGACTGGTTCTCCTTCGTCGTGGCGGTACTCGCCGGTGCCGCCGGCATGCTCTCCCTGACGTCCGCCAAGTCCGGCGCCCTGGTCGGCGTCGCCATCTCCGTGACGACCGTCCCGGCCGCCGCCAACGCGGCGGTGGCCCTGATCTACGGCGACACCAACCAGACCGTACGCTCGACGGAGCAGCTCCTGCTGAACCTGCTGGGCATCATCCTGGCGGGCACCCTCACCCTGATGCTCCAGAAGTGGCTCTGGTCCAGCCAGCGGAAACGGTCAGCTCTTTAA
- the rplM gene encoding 50S ribosomal protein L13 produces MRTYSPKPGDVTRQWHVIDAQDVVLGRLATTAASLLRGKHKPIYAPHVDTGDFVIIINADKVHLSGNKRTQKMAYRHSGYPGGLRSVRYDELLDKNPEKAIEKAVKGMLPKNTLGRQMLSKLKVYKGDQHPHAAQQPVPFEITQVAQ; encoded by the coding sequence GTGCGTACGTACAGCCCCAAGCCCGGCGATGTGACGCGCCAGTGGCACGTCATCGACGCTCAGGACGTTGTCCTGGGTCGTCTCGCCACCACCGCCGCGTCCCTTCTGCGGGGCAAGCACAAGCCGATCTACGCGCCTCACGTCGACACCGGTGACTTCGTCATCATCATCAACGCCGACAAGGTGCACCTCTCCGGCAACAAGCGGACCCAGAAGATGGCGTACCGCCACTCCGGCTACCCGGGTGGTCTGCGCTCCGTCCGTTACGACGAGCTCCTCGACAAGAACCCCGAGAAAGCCATCGAGAAGGCCGTCAAGGGCATGCTTCCCAAGAACACTCTGGGCCGTCAGATGCTCTCGAAGCTGAAGGTCTACAAGGGTGACCAGCACCCGCACGCCGCCCAGCAGCCGGTGCCGTTCGAGATCACCCAGGTCGCGCAGTAA
- the glmM gene encoding phosphoglucosamine mutase produces the protein MGRLFGTDGVRGVANADLTAEMALGLSVAAAHVLAEAGTFEGHRPTAVVGRDPRASGEFLEAAVVAGLASAGVDVLRVGVLPTPAVAYLTAELGADLGVMLSASHNAMPDNGIKFLARGGHKLDDELEERIEAVYEEHRTGAPWDRPTGAGVGRVRAYEEGFERYVTHLVGVLPNRLDGLKIVLDEAHGAASLVSPEAFSRAGAEVVTIGAEPDGLNINDGCGSTHLGLLKAAVVEHGADFGVAHDGDADRCLAVDHTGEEVDGDQIMAVLALAMRERSALRAETVVATVMSNLGFKLAMEREGLKLVQTAVGDRYVLEEMKEHGYALGGEQSGHVIILDHATTGDGTLTGLLLAARVAESGRSLRELAGVMQRLPQVLINVPDVDRSRVGTSAELAAAVADAEAELGETGRVLLRPSGTEPLVRVMVEAADIDQARSVAGRLADAVKSALG, from the coding sequence GTGGGACGACTCTTCGGCACGGACGGCGTGCGCGGTGTCGCCAACGCGGATCTGACGGCCGAGATGGCGCTCGGCCTCTCCGTCGCCGCGGCGCACGTACTGGCCGAGGCGGGCACCTTCGAGGGGCACCGGCCGACCGCGGTGGTCGGGCGGGACCCGCGTGCGTCCGGGGAGTTCCTGGAGGCCGCGGTGGTCGCGGGCCTCGCCAGCGCGGGCGTGGACGTCCTGCGCGTGGGTGTGCTGCCGACGCCGGCGGTGGCGTACCTGACGGCCGAGCTGGGCGCCGACCTCGGTGTCATGCTCTCCGCCAGCCACAACGCCATGCCCGACAACGGCATCAAGTTCCTCGCCCGCGGCGGCCACAAGCTCGACGACGAGCTGGAGGAGCGTATCGAGGCCGTCTACGAGGAGCACCGCACCGGTGCGCCGTGGGACCGGCCGACGGGTGCGGGTGTCGGGCGGGTGCGGGCGTACGAGGAGGGCTTCGAGCGCTACGTCACCCATCTCGTCGGTGTGCTGCCGAACCGGCTCGACGGGCTGAAGATCGTGTTGGACGAGGCGCACGGCGCGGCTTCCCTGGTCTCGCCGGAGGCCTTCTCGCGGGCCGGTGCCGAGGTCGTCACGATCGGGGCCGAGCCGGACGGGCTCAACATCAACGACGGCTGCGGGTCCACGCACCTGGGCCTGCTGAAGGCTGCGGTCGTCGAGCACGGGGCCGACTTCGGCGTCGCGCACGACGGGGACGCGGACCGGTGCCTGGCCGTGGACCACACCGGTGAGGAAGTCGACGGCGACCAGATCATGGCCGTCCTCGCGCTGGCGATGCGGGAGCGCTCCGCTCTGCGGGCCGAGACCGTGGTGGCGACCGTCATGTCCAACCTCGGCTTCAAGCTCGCCATGGAGCGAGAAGGGCTGAAGCTCGTCCAGACGGCGGTCGGGGACCGGTATGTGCTGGAGGAGATGAAGGAACACGGGTACGCGCTCGGGGGCGAGCAGTCCGGGCACGTGATCATTCTTGATCATGCGACGACTGGGGACGGCACGCTGACCGGGCTGTTGCTGGCTGCTCGTGTCGCGGAGAGTGGGCGGTCCCTGCGGGAGCTGGCGGGTGTGATGCAGCGGCTGCCTCAGGTGCTGATCAATGTGCCTGATGTGGATCGCTCGCGGGTCGGTACGTCTGCTGAACTTGCGGCGGCTGTGGCTGATGCGGAGGCTGAGTTGGGGGAGACGGGGCGGGTGCTGTTGCGGCCGTCCGGGACCGAGCCGTTGGTTCGGGTGATGGTTGAGGCGGCTGATATTGATCAGGCTCGGTCTGTGGCTGGGCGGTTGGCTGATGCGGTGAAGTCTGCGTTGGGGTAG
- the rpsI gene encoding 30S ribosomal protein S9, which produces MAETTAEQPLEELDIDSYTTESETPVEGEYTSESMASRFGEPQPAAGLGRRKNAIARVRIVPGSGKWKINGRTLEDYFPNKVHQQEVNEPFKVLELEGRYDVIARISGGGVSGQAGALRLGVARALNEADVDNNRGALKKAGFLRRDDRAVERKKAGLKKARKAPQYSKR; this is translated from the coding sequence GTGGCCGAGACCACTGCCGAGCAGCCGCTCGAAGAGCTTGACATCGACAGCTACACCACCGAGTCCGAGACGCCCGTCGAGGGCGAGTACACCTCGGAGTCCATGGCCTCCCGCTTCGGCGAGCCCCAGCCGGCCGCTGGCCTGGGCCGTCGCAAGAACGCCATCGCCCGCGTCCGGATCGTTCCGGGCTCCGGCAAGTGGAAGATCAACGGTCGCACCCTCGAGGACTACTTCCCGAACAAGGTGCACCAGCAGGAAGTCAACGAGCCCTTCAAGGTGCTCGAGCTCGAGGGTCGTTACGACGTCATCGCCCGCATCTCCGGTGGCGGTGTCTCCGGTCAGGCCGGTGCGCTCCGTCTCGGTGTCGCCCGCGCGCTGAACGAGGCCGACGTCGACAACAACCGCGGTGCGCTCAAGAAGGCCGGCTTCCTCCGCCGCGACGACCGTGCGGTCGAGCGCAAGAAGGCCGGTCTGAAGAAGGCCCGCAAGGCTCCGCAGTACAGCAAGCGCTAA
- a CDS encoding glycosyltransferase 87 family protein, with translation MSERKCDISGWLVRRASWHLWLVLGAVLGATAARTARLTSDGGMDNAVVVGAARTWLSGGSPYDDPHFLYLPSAVLAAAPQVLLPPTALRLLVPLAVTGCLVLGWACALRLHDVPLGSRFAALGLAGLAAGFAPFAHLVLLANWTATAALALPLGLLLASRGRWMAAGAVIGAAVALKPLLAPLALLFLFAHRWRALAVLVLVPVAASAASGLLMPDPAGFFTRTLPFLLRGDDGFVRLYEASPAAVLPRLGVPEPLAGAVAVVAALVGVVCAYRRWCRGGPGALRLPETAATLMLSAFLVSRPSYDHYLLVVVPLLFAGLPYAGSVARSPWFWLALTPQLPGLTWPYLEPVRRRAFKDAFTLCVLTCTVLCHGRARERRMPVESARPTAVASF, from the coding sequence ATGAGTGAGCGCAAATGCGACATCTCCGGGTGGTTGGTACGAAGGGCTAGCTGGCATCTGTGGCTGGTGCTGGGGGCGGTGCTGGGGGCGACGGCGGCTCGTACGGCACGGCTGACCTCGGACGGAGGGATGGACAACGCGGTCGTCGTCGGGGCCGCGCGCACCTGGCTTTCGGGCGGCTCGCCGTATGACGATCCGCACTTCCTCTATCTTCCGAGCGCGGTGCTGGCGGCGGCTCCTCAGGTCCTGCTGCCGCCGACCGCGCTGCGCCTGCTGGTGCCGCTCGCGGTGACCGGCTGTCTGGTCCTCGGCTGGGCCTGCGCCCTGCGGCTGCACGACGTACCGCTGGGCAGCCGTTTCGCCGCCCTGGGCCTGGCCGGCCTGGCGGCCGGCTTCGCGCCCTTCGCGCATCTGGTCCTGCTGGCCAACTGGACGGCGACCGCCGCGCTGGCGCTGCCGCTGGGCCTGCTGCTGGCGAGCCGGGGCCGGTGGATGGCGGCGGGCGCGGTGATCGGCGCGGCGGTCGCTCTGAAGCCTCTGCTCGCGCCCCTGGCGTTGCTGTTCCTCTTCGCGCACCGGTGGCGGGCGCTGGCGGTGCTGGTCCTGGTGCCGGTGGCCGCGTCCGCCGCCTCCGGGCTCCTGATGCCCGACCCGGCCGGGTTCTTCACCCGCACCCTGCCGTTCCTGCTGCGCGGCGACGACGGCTTCGTACGGCTGTATGAGGCCTCGCCGGCGGCGGTACTGCCGCGGCTGGGGGTGCCGGAGCCGCTGGCCGGGGCCGTCGCCGTGGTCGCCGCGCTGGTCGGGGTGGTGTGCGCGTACCGGCGCTGGTGCCGCGGCGGTCCCGGTGCGCTGCGGCTGCCCGAGACCGCGGCGACGCTCATGCTCTCGGCGTTCCTGGTGTCCAGGCCGTCGTACGACCACTACCTCCTGGTCGTCGTCCCGCTGCTGTTCGCCGGGCTGCCGTATGCCGGTTCGGTCGCCCGCAGCCCCTGGTTCTGGCTCGCTCTGACCCCGCAGCTGCCGGGGCTGACCTGGCCGTATCTGGAACCGGTGCGGCGCAGGGCGTTCAAGGACGCGTTCACTTTGTGTGTGCTGACGTGTACGGTCCTGTGTCACGGGCGGGCGCGGGAGCGCCGTATGCCCGTGGAATCGGCCCGGCCGACGGCGGTGGCCTCGTTTTGA
- the coaA gene encoding type I pantothenate kinase translates to MISPVSSIPRSAHRPKPEATPFVDLTRAEWSALRDKTPLPLTAEELEKLRGLGDVIDLDEVRDIYLPLSRLLNLYIGATDGLRGALNTFLGEQGSQSGTPFVIGVAGSVAVGKSTVARLLQALLSRWPEHPRVELVTTDGFLLPTKELQARGLMSRKGFPESYDRRALTRFVADIKAGKDEVTAPVYSHLIYDIVPGQKLTVRRPDILIVEGLNVLQPALPGKDGRTRVGLADYFDFSVYVDASAEDIERWYLSRFRKLRATAFQNPSSYFRKYTQVSEEEALDYARTLWRTINRPNLVENIAPTRGRATLILRKGADHKVQRLSLRKL, encoded by the coding sequence GTGATCTCTCCGGTCTCCTCGATACCCCGGAGCGCCCACCGGCCCAAGCCGGAGGCGACTCCCTTCGTCGACCTCACCCGAGCCGAGTGGAGCGCGCTGCGCGACAAGACGCCGCTGCCGCTCACCGCCGAGGAGCTCGAGAAGCTGCGCGGCCTCGGCGATGTCATCGACCTCGACGAGGTGCGGGACATCTACCTCCCGCTGTCCCGGCTCCTCAACCTGTACATCGGCGCCACGGACGGACTCAGAGGCGCCCTGAACACCTTCCTCGGCGAACAGGGCTCCCAGTCCGGCACCCCGTTCGTCATCGGCGTCGCCGGCTCGGTCGCCGTAGGAAAGTCCACGGTGGCCCGCCTCCTCCAGGCGCTGCTCTCCCGCTGGCCCGAACACCCGCGCGTCGAACTGGTGACGACCGACGGCTTCCTGCTCCCCACCAAGGAGCTTCAGGCCCGCGGACTGATGTCGCGGAAAGGTTTCCCCGAGTCCTACGACCGCCGCGCGCTCACCCGCTTCGTCGCCGACATCAAGGCCGGCAAGGACGAGGTGACGGCCCCCGTCTACTCCCACCTCATCTACGACATCGTCCCCGGCCAGAAGCTCACGGTCCGCCGCCCCGACATCCTGATCGTCGAGGGCCTGAACGTGCTCCAGCCCGCGCTCCCCGGCAAGGACGGCCGCACCCGCGTCGGCCTCGCCGACTACTTCGACTTCAGCGTGTACGTCGACGCGAGCGCCGAGGACATCGAGCGCTGGTACCTCAGCCGCTTCCGCAAACTGCGCGCGACCGCCTTCCAGAACCCGTCCTCGTACTTCCGCAAGTACACGCAGGTGTCCGAAGAGGAAGCCCTCGACTACGCCCGCACACTGTGGCGCACCATCAACCGGCCCAACCTGGTGGAGAACATCGCCCCCACCCGCGGCCGCGCCACCCTCATCCTCCGCAAGGGCGCCGACCACAAGGTGCAGCGCCTGAGCCTGCGCAAGTTGTGA